Sequence from the Equus quagga isolate Etosha38 chromosome 15, UCLA_HA_Equagga_1.0, whole genome shotgun sequence genome:
AAcaagtggtttctttttttcagagaagTATATTATCCAGGTTCACAGCATAGATATTTGAACTCGACTGCCTGAGTTAAAAGCCTGGGGAGGCTATTTACAAGTGCATGATTTTGAGCAAGTTacacaacctctctgtgcctcagtaccCTCATCTGACATTGAGtttaataatagtacctaccctAAGTTTGGCTTGGGGATTACATGAATTTGTATGTGTAAACCACTTAGAAGAGTGTCAGTAACATATAAATTCTGTGTTAGCAATTTTTACTTTAACGTCTTGCTCAATTCATCTCAATATATCTGCCATTCGGATGGCAAAGTTTCATCTGCCAGTTAGGTCTTTCATTCCATTAGACAGAGAATTGAAAAGACATTCTCTGTATATcaaagtatatctcaataaatgtaGTTTCTTAGAAAGCCAAATGCACCTTACTGTCTctagagaatatttatttaagatCTTGGTGCCCCTTTGGCCATATTGTTAGTGGCTCTCATACTAATACTTACGCAATTGTTATTTGCGTCCCTGATTATCCGTAACCCTTACGTGacatgaagaaatataaattaaatttagaaagaaacatgaattaaacttggaaagaatgtgaaatgtaaagaaaattccTTCTGATCACATTCTATGTCTGGCACTGTACAATTgtgttattatttctattctaCTATTGGGAGCCCTAAGATTCTTGGAAATACAGCTCTAAGGTCCTCAGAGCACAGAGCCCTCCATCGTTGACCTCTCTTTTTCCCCTGCACAGCTCTGCCCATGGCTTCCAATGTCAATTATGGCATGGTAGGAGGACATGTgcttctcctggttttcttctctAAATCAGTTAACCTTGTGAGTTGAACATTGGGATGACCAGAAGACCTGAAAGTCATACAGGAAGATGACTCCCTTTCCCTCAAGAATGTGATTTCAGCCCTTTGCAGATGAGAGGAGAGAGTTACACTGAGCATTTTAAACAAAAGCAACTTTAGAGTTCCTATCATTCTATAACTCAACCCAGTCCAAAGTCCCTTGGGATGATCTTTATTACTTCCACTTCTAAAGTAACTAGAAGAGCTGGAGGCAGGCTGTGACTTTCTTGTTAGACACGTTCCAAGAGGGGTATTCAAATGCCAGTGCCTCTTGGCAGCCCTATTTGTCCCTCTTATGAATAGTGTTTTTCCATTCCAGAGATGGGTGAGAAACctgctgctcccagcccctgccaccACACGCTCGGATGGTGACCACAAGAACAACCAGGTGCAAACTCTCTCCGGAGCTGGGCCTTGTCGGTGCACTGAGGAGTCCAGGAGCTTCCGGGAACCCCCTTGGCTCAATCCAGATCGTGAGAGGGGAATGTGTGGTGATGTGCAGCTGTGTCTGTGGGAGATGTGGGTTCTGAGAAACAAAGGGTTTGAGCTGTGGGTTACATGGTGAGAAAACTCCTTTCCCTTTTGAAAGTTAAGCCACAAGTATATTTGtggtcaaaataaataaacaaatgattgaatTAATTCCAATAGATTGGCTGAGAGAAGTGGACAAATTTTGTCTAACTTTATTCCTCACTATTGAACTCAGGGTTTTCAATTTCAAGAGAGTTCTGTTGGGAGGGTAAATACACAAATAAGCGAGAGAGTGCATAGGACACAAGTGAACAGTTTACAGTTTTCTACacctgctggggacacagtggtttccagaaagaagagagggaaggaaaacccATTGGGGTAGATAGGAGTTGGTGGGTATTTGTCTTAAGGTCTATGAGGGAAAACAGCCAAAAATCTGCATATAAAAGTAAATGTTCAAACAGGAGATTGTTTCCTAAGAACTTTCACTCTGCTGGCTTTCTCACCAACTTCCTCAACAGAGCACCTCATTGTCACAGGGAACAGTTCATGTTTCCACCGTGCTCCACtttcttctctgaagaagatGGTGTGTTTTCCTGGCTATTCTCCCGctggcttcctcctccctcttctccttcaggcGTCCAGATGGTGCTCAGCAGGTCAGTGTTCTGCttcatgccttttatttattgGCGTGTTTCAATGGCTCTTCTCATATAATGAAAAAACTTGGTCATCCATCACTCACAACTCTGGCCCCTCTCAAAGACAGTTATATCGTAAGGAGTCTGTGGCTGTGTCTGTTGCTAATAGGAGGGTTGAAGTGTCCAGCCAAGAATGGGAGTGTTCTCCTTCATATCAATGCCCTTTCCTCCTTTGAGCAGACCTCATAAAACTCATAGCTGTAATATTTatctaaacatttattgagtatggGTGATTTTAGCCTGTTTGATTTTGATGTAACTGTTGGTTAAAATATGCTTTGTAATGTTCACACTGCCAAGAAAACCCAAGTCTGAGTACAAGGAATTTGGACTCAAGATCCCTAAGCTCTATATGGTTATGTTCTTGGAcaaatcatttattcttttggaaCATGAATCcttctttcataaaataaaaggagCCCTCAGGATGAAGTTTTTAGACTCTAAGTTTGGAGAGACACCAGCTATGAGATAACAATAATGACATTTTTGTTATCATCCCTTTAATTTGAGGACAGTTAGGCAGTGAGTATCAAAGTGTTTAATTCTCATACATGTTGAATCTTCAATTCTACAAGAATCTATCCTAAAGGCAAGCTCTCCTATCTGTATAATCAGGTAGAGCTGACTACATATACTAAAATGGTTGGATGTTCTTTATTGCAGAAATTGGTATATAatgatcccatttatgtgaaACATAATGATATTTTCCACTATACTGTGGTTATAAGCAATGTCAATACCTTTTCTTAAATTAAATGGCTTATATAACAGGTATGGCCAACAGCCCAGAATCAGTTAACTAAGGGCACACATCCATTGAGTTATACTAGTACCCTGGGTTTTACACAGgcatggaaaagaaagagggacCACAGCCTCAGTGCAGCCTAATGGCCAATGTGATGCTCCTTGCCCAGAACTGCCTGATCCACACTCCCTGGGACAGACTGGCCATGGGCTCCTTCTTCTAAGCTCATATATCCTTGACATTTGTGCTCACTCCTCCTGAATATCCACATAGCCATGGCTTGGGGAACTCTTCCCACTCCACAGTCGCTGCATTTGCAGGCCCTAAGTCCTCACTTTTCACAGGATCCACAATATTCTGGGCATCTGATAAGCAGTTTTGCCCAGGGGGTACCTGTCACTTTTTGGCTAATGGGATCTCTACAGTAAAATAACTTTCAAGCAAATGGCTGTAAGTGACTTTGTGAAAGTGCATATTTTAGAATTCAGACTAAGTTCCCATTTTGGTCCGCAgcatcctccttccctcccttggGGACTCCAGCTGTCCTCTCTGGTAGGCACGGCTCTGCCTCTTAACATCTGGAACCACTGGTCTCCAAGTCTTGCACCCCTCtcgggaaaatattttttatgaaaaaagttcTCTATGATTCTAAGCTTTCACAGTTATTTGAAAAACCAAAAAGGCCTACTTCACCttataaattctgcttttcatctTGGTATAAAACACTATTaatcctccccccaccccaccccaacacacagtAACCTAAATCTCAAGGTCAGAAACATCTACTTACCCCTAGGAGCAGAGTGCCGAGAGACAATGGGATGAATGAGGAGAGAAGAACCTTCCAATACTCCCCTTCTTGCCaccacaaaaaatatatatatatttgcttaataAGTTACTTTGCCATATTTAATTCTCAATAAATCTCTTTTCCATAGGTTTTACATAATTCATATATAAACACTGTTTGTAAGTGTgtagaaaaaaaatatgtcttctCAAATGCAAACTGTCAACAATTGCTACTTCTGGGGACTACAGTTGAAGAAgtagatttttatatataaataaaatttaaaatgtatattaattttttggaaaatagtacaaataagaaagaaatatgtttagGTCCCTAAATAAAGAGATGCAGATGGGTCTTCCATCTCATGTTCCCTCACTCATTCCCCCAATCTGTCTCTGATTTTCATGCAGTGTCTGAGTTTTCTGTGAAGGGACCAGATGAGCCCATCAATGTCTTGCTAGGGGCAGATGCCACTCTGCCCTGCCAGCTGTCCCCTGAGCAGAGTGCAGCCCACATGCACATCCGGTGGTACCGAGACCAGCTCTCCCCTGCTGTGCTTGTGTACCAGAATGGACAGGAACGAGGCGGGCAGCAGATGCTGGAGTACCGCGGAAGAACGGAGTTGGTGGGGGACTCCATCCACAAGGGGTCTGTGGCGCTGCTGATCCAACACGTCCGTGCCTCTGACAATGGCCAATACCAGTGTCGTTTTGAGGATGGTCACATCTCCCAAGAGGCCATCGTGGAGCTGCATGTTATAGGTATGTTAATTTGACACAGAGTGTATATGTCATGCTGTAAGGCAAAGAGAACGGTGAGGACATCTGGATTCCTAACCTAGTATTTCTTGTGACCCTCCATCTGTTGCTATGCTACTTTACCTTGCAGAATGGcaatttcctcaactgtacaGTGAGGATAAGACTCTATACTCTATTTGCTTTTAAACACCAGTATTTCTGAAGGTGTTTTGGCAACCTAAAAATCCTGAATTAACTATTATTAATTCAGATACGTACTGAAACTCCCAAACATTAGTTTTTACCCAATCAGGAGAGAAAGACAACTAACAGAATtaaactccttttatttttaactttgtgcatttttttcctctctttggaaTGACTCCAATGCTCTCCTAGTCCTAGAAGAATGCAAAGGCATTAAGCTGATTTCAAAACTGTTTCATAGGTTAGCCTAACACTGGCTGTGAGTGGTTTCTTgacctctgagcttcagtttactCATCAGTCTAGTGAAGGGTATAGTTTGGCCTTCAGATTCAGGAAGTCCTAAGCCCCGAAGACCACAAGCCTCAGGCACGTGGCTTTTCTCCTCAGGTTTGGGCTCTGCCCCTCACGTTCACATGATGGGGCCTGAGGATGGTGGGATCCGAGTGCTGTGCTCCTCAGGTGGCTGGTTCCCAAAACCCAGAGTGCAGTGGAGCAACATGGCGGGAGTGAAGCTACCaaccctctctgagtctcaaacCCAAGATGGAGATGGGCTCTTCTATGTGGAAGCATCTCTTGTGGTCACAGACAGCTCCCTGGGCAACGTGACCTGCTCCATCCAGAATCCCTTCTCTGGCCAAGAAAAAGTGTCAGCCATCTTCCTTCCAGGTCAGTGAGGCATAAACCCCAAGGCAGAGTTGGGAGTGTGGTAAaggcagaaaggagggaagaagggctgGAGGGAGCCTTGGAGAGAGGGCAGGGCTTCCTCTAGGCTGGTCCTTACTGTGTTTCCCCTTCCCCTGTTAGAGCCTTTCTTCCCCAGGACATCTCCATGGAAGGCAGCCCTGGCTGGGACACTCCCTGTGTTGGGGCTCCTCCTCATCGGGATCAGCTACACTGGCTGGAGAGAAcatcaagccaaagagagagaagtaaagaaaacaaagaaagaatctcATGAAAGAGATCAGAtgaggaatgaaaaggaaatggCACTTACTGCCAAAGGTAAATCGGGGCAGCAGGGCAAGTCAGAGGTTCATGGAAAAGCTGGGGATACAGGTAGTATAAGGCAGATGCGGAAATGAAAGGTTGTGAAAGGACCCCAAGGAAAACAGAGGGTATCAAGAATTCCACTGAACTGAGAGTCTTGTGGAAAGGAGAAAACCATATGGGAAGCTAGGAGATCTGTGGGCAGAGGTCATGAGTCCTCCAAAGTGGGGCTCCTCAAACCACACCAGGCCCTTTCATGCCTCTGTGCTCTGACCTGTGCTGCTGTTTCTCCTTGTGGAATTGTCTTCCTAATCTTCTCTTCCTATTTGTTCTTCAAGAATAAGCTTCAGAAACACCTAAAAAATCTTAGCTCCCATGAAGAATCGGCACTCCTTCCTCAGTGATCCCACGATACTTCCTATGAGCTTTTCTTAATCCTTGTCATTTTAGATTTGACATACATTTTTGCCAATATTTCATGCCTACCTGACTATGAGACCCCTAAGGGAAGGCCAAACTGAATTCACTTAGCTCCTCCCCGAACTCAGGAGCAGCTAAAGCCCAAGTTGATGAATTTTACATCTCTTCCTTTTTCAGCAAACCTTGAGGCAGAGCTTGGTAAGTCTTGCTTCTTCTCATGCTGTGTTTAGAGTTTGTTTCCCTGTCACACATGTTCTGGGTCTCTCACTGAGTGTTGTTTCTTGCAGAAGGGCGAAAAGCATTATACAATGAAGGTAAGAGACTCTGGGTTTCCCTCGCCACCTGATGTCCTGATGCCCAACActtcctcagcttccttctcttaGAGGGAATGACTCAAAGATTTAGTGGTGATCAGTGGAAGAAAAATAAGGGGAAGGAAAATGAACACAAGGCCCCAGATTAATGTTTCACCTGGATTTGTTCTGTTTTAGATTGGAAGAAGGCCCTGCTGTATCCTGGTAAGTAACTCTCTGGGCTTAGATCCTGCCATCTGCCTCTGGTATTCTGAGTATAATCAGCAgagacataaacacacacatccaTTTGCAAACTGTGAAAATTTATTTGGTATCAATCTGTAGTATTTTGTATTTGGAGGTTCAAATAATCAATTGTTTTCCAGAgctaaggataaagaaaaaataactgcTAACTGGTAAATTCCACAACATGCCTAGGTTAGGACTCAACATGAATTGTGAGCCCATCCACtatggagaaggaaggaatagaATTCAGAGTGATTTTGATgagatttgggaaaaataaagactacCCTATATCACATCAGCATTTCTAtactgtaaataaagtttttaaaaattatatcacatttttagttttttggtgaagaagattggccctgagataacatctgttgccaatcttcctctttttttaatccccaaagctccccagtacatagttgtatatcctagttgtagtttcttttagttctgctgtgtgggacaccacctcaacatggctggatgaggggtgctaggtcctaggccagaatctgaactggcaaaccccaggcagctgaagtggagcgtgtgaacttaatcactccacCACGGGGCTGTACCCAgcaaataaagtttaaaagagaacataatgtactatattttatatttggaaaaataatgttaattgTGATTTTACTTATCTTACCtattcaaaataaagacaataaagtTCAATATACAGGAACAAAGATTTATgtttgaaaaagtttgaaaaacaatctttcaaaatattttaatatcatttctaaaaatatatttatctagtGATAGAGGGAATTGGctatttttataccttttaatATCTGTGCCTTTGTATTGTGTGGGTttacaagtgtgtgtgtgcatgtgtaataTAGAGTTGGATCTCAAAAACATACCAGGTCATTTCTTAAACATATACTTGTGCAATGTTAACATGCCCGATGGTAGCATAAGCCATTATCTCTGAGCATGTGGAACTTAAAGTCCACTGGGAGAAGTAAGCTAGGAACCAGGCAAATAGACAAAGCCTGATAAGTGCTTTGATAAAAGGAGGTCAGAGGAACCCCTCCCAAGGGTTAAAGTTGGTTAAGTAGTTTCTATGAAGAGTTTTCTTCATGAGCTGCTTAAAAATGTTCCCATGATTCTAGAAGAGAGCGCAAAGTACTAAGGGTGAGGACATATGAGTTTTAGTCCCAACTCTGCCAATTATAGCTGAGGAATCaggtcattttctctttcttcaccttagtctccttatctctaaaatgaaaagattgtaATAGATGATCTGAGATGTCCTTCTTGATTCATATATTCATAGATTCTATACATCAGAGTGCTACACTTCTTACAGATGGGCAGTTCAGTGAGAGATCATAGTGCTGCTTCTGTCAAGAATTACAGATACGTCCTTATCTGCCTATTGCCCCAAGACTCTATGAGAATatccaatctttaaataaaatcacaAGCCCTATCATAAGAGAAGTGGCAGCAGGAAGAAGCACATGCAGTTCTATTCCTCATGAGGAATCTGTCTCaggagaaagatatttaaaaaatctgattaaagGGATAAAAAATGAGTCAGTTCAAAGGCCTTAGTCACAAGCTTAAGCTTTACTCTGAAGAGGTCATAGGCTggaaaaaccccaaaataaaataaaatgaaacgaCATTCAAAGCTCTCATCCTCGGTGAGGAGAGTCATAAAGGTCTTAAGAGAACAGGCACCTAGAACACTAGACCTCATTCCAGGTGTTCTCCAAACCTGGTTCAGGCTGCAGAAGCTTATTGCCCCAGCATCAGGCTGAATTAGGGGATAATTCCTAAACTGGGATTGAGCACAGAAGTCATACCACATGTGTTATAGTCCCTGGACACTACCAGAGTTTGAGGGGCTTAGAGGAGAAAGTGAGGAGAGTTGAGCGGAGAAAGTGATGAGCTAAGGAAGGAAGCATTTTGCCTCCTTTTCATTCCCTGGATATGCTTCCCCCTTGGTCTCAATTTGTATTGCTCTTTTTCAGACTGGAGAAAGGAACAGTTCCAGCTTGGTGAGTGGTTCTTTATCTCTTGGCTTCCTCCAATCTGCCCTCTGATGtcccatttttatttcctaacatCATCTCCTAGTTAAAAAGATAGAGGCACCATTATTCTactaaagagaaggaagaacatgAAGATCATTAAATGTTAGCCTGAACTGAAATTGCTGCTGGGATTAGCTACTCTGGTTGTGTTCTCACCTTTATATATTGGCCCAGCTTTTTTGTCTGTGGAGTCTACTTGGTTCTGAAACAGGAATTCACATAGTCCCTCAGCTGAGGAGACCTCCAGCTAGTCAAAAATGCTCAAAGTGGCAAGAGTAActcagcttctctctttttttttttaaaagattttatttttcatttttctcccaaaagccccccagtacatagttgtacatttttagttgtaggtccttccagctgtggcatgtgggatgccgcctcagcatggcctagaaaagtggtaccatgtctgtgcccaggattcgaaccagcgaaaccctgggcggccaaagcggagctcgcaaacttaaccactctgccacagggccggcccttagtcagcttctctttttaaagagctCAGCTCACATGGAGGCTGTTGCTAACTGAGGAACATAGGTCTAATTTGTAGAGAATGTGGAAAGAACACTGTTCTCAAGTAAATACTGCAAGTCCTCTGCTCACTCCAGCACTCTCCCAGGAAACTGATAGTAGCATAGCCAAGATCAGATGAGATCAGTAGCCTGGAACCCATGGTGAGAGCACATCTAACACCCCAGCTCCACCTCCCCCAACCAACACACATTCAGAGGAGAGGTATTCTTTCACCAGTGGATCCACATTTGCCCTGTTTTGTTAAGGTTTCCCCTGTACAACAGCTTTCTGAAATACACAATGTTggccatttcctttccttttattccccTTACAGCCCCTGTGACTCTAAGTCATGAAATCTTTCACCAGAACGATTCTGacccagagagaaaagagaacttcaGGGAGGGAACACAGGATCTATCTCTCAGTAATAAGCAAGAAGACTGCAACCTTATCACACTTACTCAGGAAGGCTTCAgtttctggagacatttttgggaGGTGGACATTGAAGACATTGATGAGTGGACTCTAGGCATTTATGAGGAGCCCATAGAGAATAACAAATatctacaaaagaagaaatacagagtCTTACAGAAGAAGGGATGTGAATACAGGGCTCTCACCTATTGTCTACAAGATATTTCTCTAGAAAAGTCTCTCCTGATAGAAAAGTGTCCGCGAAAGATTGTGATTTTCCTGGATTATGAGGATGGTGATATTTCTTTCTACAACATGACTGATGGTACCCACATTTTCTCCTTTACCCAAGCAAGCTTCTCTGGGTCTGTCCATCCTTACTTCAAACTTAAATCCATGGAAATGTCTTCATCTGCACAATATTAAGTAACTTAGAGGAAGAACCTATGCTATGAAGACAGTCGCCCATTCTTTGTAAACCCTGGGGCTTCAGTCCTGATGGGGAGCCTCAAGCCCACTGATTATGAGGCCTCTTGGTCTAAGTCTCCATGAGTCTCCATAACCATAGTTTCTGACCACATCAGGCACTGTTTCTTAAACATTCTGCAGagaagaatctttttttcttgttattgttatGAATGATGTTTCTTACTTTATGTCTACTATATCACAGACTGATGATTTTCTTCAATGAATTACTGGAAAAATGAagtgaataaaaaacaaagccaTACAATTACAAGTGctaattattttatgattatgTTCAATAGGCCTAAAATAATTCTGTCAGTTTGCTCTAAAAGTTTTTTAACACTCTACGTCTGTATTTGTTTCATAAATAACTGGTAAGAAAAAGTTTGTAGATAGGtactggtctgtggaccacactttgagtagcacagCTAAAGCCatattcaaatgaataaaacttAGATAAACCTCCTCACATTTCTCAACAGTAGCGCAGAATAAAACTGACATTGATTAGAGTACTGGAATTGTCTTGTCCCAGTAGCAGGGAATAATTAGTGCTAGACTATAAAAACtgatccaggggccagccctgtggctgagtggttaagttcgcatgctctgctttggtggcccagggtttctccagttcggatcctgggcacagacatggcacagctcatcaggccattttgaggcagcatcccatgtgccacagctagaaggacccacaactaaaatatacaactatgtactgggggaattttgggagaagaagcatgaaaaaaaaagataggcaacagttgttagctcaggtgccaatcttaaaaaaaaaaactgatccAGTATTAaagaacaaatcttaaaagcaaaactCAAAAGGATCAAATTGCTTACAAGTGTATCAACTTCATCCCAAACCAAAGCTCAAGAgagtaaaattcacaatgtctgacatccaatcaaaaattacaaggccccagggccagcccagtggcatagacgttaagtttggcatgctctgctttggtgtccttggtttgcaggctcagatcccaggctcagacctataccactcatcaagtcatactgtggcagcaacccacgtacaaaatacaagaggatgggcacagatgttagctcagggccaatcttcctcaccaaaaaaaaaaaaaaaaattatgaggcacataagaaagcaggaaaatataactcataataaaaagaaaatcaataaattaaaattgacACGGAACTGATTTAGATGTTAGAATtaacagacaaggacattaaaacagaaGTTATAACTATCTTCCAGATGTTCAAAAAGTTCACTAGAGAtgtacatttaaaagaaagactcAGATTGAACCTCTGGAGATGGAAATGATGTATGAGATGAAAATTATAGGGGATAAGATTGACAGCAGGTTAGCCATTGCAGAAATAAATTATTAGTGAACTTGAGGACATAGAAATGGAAACCattcaaaatgaaacacatgggggaaaaaagtactaaaaaaatgaagagtatCAGTGAGTTGTGGGAAAACTTTAAAGGGCCTAATACAAAAGTAATTGAAGTCCTTGAAGAGAGGAGAAgggtaaacagaaaaaagatttcagaaaataagggtgaaaaatatattctaaatttgaTCATTATAAATTCCAAATCCAAAAGGctatcttagtctgtttgggctgctctaacaaaaataccatagactcagcagcttataaacaacagaagtttatttctcacagttctgcaggctgagaaatccaaaatcaaggtgccttCAGATTTGGTGTTTGATGAGAGCCAGCTTCCTGGTCCATAGGTAACTGTCTTCCTGCTATGTCCTTACATGGCTGAAGGGGCGATGGAACtctttggggtctcttttataagggcattaacaccatttatgagggctccaccctcatgacttaagcacctccgaaaggccctatctccaaatatcatcattTTGGGAATTAGGTTGCAAAATATGAACTTTAAgggtacacaaacattcagtatACAGCAAAGTTCAATGAACTCAAAGCACAAAAATGAAGACGATACCATGGCACATAAAAGTcaaatttctcaaaaacaaagatttaaagaagccagaataaaaacacacacagaagaataaagataagagTGACAGTCTATTTCTCATCATAAACAATGCAAGTGAGAAAACAGTGGAGGAATATCTTAAAGTACTGGAAAAAATACATTGCCAGAATAGAATTtaatacccagtgaaaatatttttcaaaaacaaagtgaaataaagacgTTTGCATTTATAGacaagcggggggggggggggggaacatcATCAGTAGCAGACCTACACTATAAAAAATGCTAAAAGCAGTCcctttaggcagaaggaaaatggtaaCCAATGAAAATTTGGATCTATACAAAGGcatgaagagcactggaaatagTATCTGCGTGGGTAATTATAGAATGGTTTCttcttattgtttaaaaattttaaaagataaaagactccttaaacaaaaataataacaatgaagtATGGACTTTATAACAGAGGAAAGATTTAAATGTATAACAACAACAGCACAAAGGCAGGAGGGAAGACATGAAAATACATTGCTGTAAGTCCTATAGTAGATATAAAGTGGTATAATATCACT
This genomic interval carries:
- the LOC124227038 gene encoding butyrophilin-like protein 1, whose product is MVTTRTTRCKLSPELGLVGALRSPGASGNPLGSIQIVRGECVVMCSCVCGRLSEFSVKGPDEPINVLLGADATLPCQLSPEQSAAHMHIRWYRDQLSPAVLVYQNGQERGGQQMLEYRGRTELVGDSIHKGSVALLIQHVRASDNGQYQCRFEDGHISQEAIVELHVIGLGSAPHVHMMGPEDGGIRVLCSSGGWFPKPRVQWSNMAGVKLPTLSESQTQDGDGLFYVEASLVVTDSSLGNVTCSIQNPFSGQEKVSAIFLPEPFFPRTSPWKAALAGTLPVLGLLLIGISYTGWREHQAKEREVKKTKKESHERDQMRNEKEMALTAKANLEAELEGRKALYNEDWKKALLYPDWRKEQFQLAPVTLSHEIFHQNDSDPERKENFREGTQDLSLSNKQEDCNLITLTQEGFSFWRHFWEVDIEDIDEWTLGIYEEPIENNKYLQKKKYRVLQKKGCEYRALTYCLQDISLEKSLLIEKCPRKIVIFLDYEDGDISFYNMTDGTHIFSFTQASFSGSVHPYFKLKSMEMSSSAQY